Below is a genomic region from Henckelia pumila isolate YLH828 chromosome 3, ASM3356847v2, whole genome shotgun sequence.
CTGAAACTTAAAAATTCTGACGCATAAGATTTCTTTTCATATTCTGACCTTGATCGTTTATCACATATCTAGTTGGAGTAGTTGACGCATATTTGATGCAAAAGAATCACGAGTTTAATTGGAGTAGTAGACAGATTTGAAGCCAAGGAATTGCGAGCTCCAACTTCTTCCGCTCACATACCACGACGGTAGAGCACAATGTTGGTGGATTTGTGAAAAAAGTGGAGTAGCATTTTAGGGTATTTTGggtataaaatttttttccaaCTTTTAATCCCAAATGTAAAAAACCAACCAAACAAAAAaaggttttattttaaattttaaaaatacttacataattcatatttatcccaaatattatctttacattAATAATCTCATCACATGTACCAAACGCAGCCTACGATGATTACTGAAGGGGTGGTCAATAAATTCCCAATGCATCCAGACAGATTGTCTGCATCCAAGTTGACCTCCTTCTTCTCTGTATTGCACAAGATTGCAACAAGGAACTGGACGCCATCCTCCAACACTACAGTGGTTACAAGTCCACAAGTTCTTGTTATGTTTGCTATTGGGACTCAGGCTCTCTTGGATTTTGGCAAAATGGTTTTCAAGATTGTTCTCTCCTTTAGAGAAGGTGGTTTGAAGACTTCCAAACTTACTTTTCCATCGCTGATTTTTGGGATTATTGAGTCTCAAGGATTCAAGAAAGCAGATGATGAAGATTTGATCGGTGGAGATGAGCTTTTGAAGATAGCTCCAGCTTTTCTCAGGGGAAATCGAAAGATTGACCTGCCCTGGAATGGTGTTGCACCAAGTGTTGCCTACACGGATCCCGTTCAAACCAACACCATCCACTCCACTGCCATATTGATACTGAATTCCTCTGCAATCCGAGCTCAAATGGTCCATGCTGAGCAGAAAATTATTCAAGCCAAGAAGGATATTGAGTACTATGAAGCCCTGATAGTTCCGTACAGGAACAAACTCGGGTTGACTGTCCCTTCTGGACAAAAAAAGGGGAGATGATTCAAGTGTTGGACCATCCGGAAACCAAGATGACACAGATGAcactgaagaagaagaagcatcTAACTAGCTGAATTAGGGATACTTCTTATGTCTTATGCTTTTATGCTTTTTATTCTAATGAAgttcttaatatatatatatgtttgtgttcTATCTTTGCTCTGACTCTGTTATGAGAGTTACAAAATGATCTAAATTGTTACTATGCTAAGTGCTGCCCTGATCTAATAAGTGTTGAGAGTTTGTGTTGTGCCAACACGATCAACCAACATTTAGTCCTAAAATGATCAAATTCAGGGAGAACATTAGTTATCTAACTCAGGGGTAGTTATCTGTTTATGTTTTGTCCAAAAAGGCAAAAAAAAGGAGATTGAAAGGAACGTGTTTTACGTGCCTTAGATTTATTTACTAAATTGCAATAAATCTTTTATTAAAGGGTTTTGCCTTTCTAAAGACTTATTAAATAGTAAATATATATTCTTATTAATTGATTCCTAATAAAATCTTGTTTCTATCTTATGTAAGAATTCAGTTAAAGAAATTTTTCCTACGCTataaagattatatatatacaagggAAACAAATGCATAAGAGAGATTGATACACAGAGAATACATACGCTTACTGAAGGAACTTAAGAGTTTGAAGATCAAAGAGTGTTGAAGAATTCCTGGAGTGATCATAGCTGGTTTATCGTGCTACCATGGTGTGTTGGAAACAGTTGAAGATCACATGAGTGAAGTGTTGATTCGAAAGTGGTTTCTTGTTGTTTCAAGTTTCGGCACATGAGTTCAAACATCCTATTGGTTTTAATGTTTTGGTTTCTACTAGTTATTATGATGTTATTTATATTCTCACTctgaaaaaaatagtttttcattGACAATCACTAGTATTGATTTTTGTAAAACTGATTTGTTTTTTAGTGATTATTTTTCTTTGAGACATCGCACAAGAACTGGATACTTGTGCGTAATTATCTCTATGTTATTTactatttagtttaatttattcCGCTGCATGTTGTTGAACTGTTGATAATACTGAGAGATAACACTTacttgaaaatttttaattattaattcatGATGAGACGTCAAATCTTTTCGGTTAGTAATTAATTAGGTTGTCCAAATGTGTGTGATTAAATTGATATGCTAACTTTTGATCGGGTTAGTTGTAAAATTGTAATAGAAGAAGAAAATTAGAAGTTTATTTATCCAATATTAAAAAAGAGtgttattaataattttttacctATAAATTGGAATTGCATGTCAATTTTATAAGAAATATACAGTTAGAAAATGTGAGGGTACAcatctatactatatataaagcAAGCGTACCTTAGTGGTATCTTGGTAtgctcattttttatttttttttaaaaaaataaaaccgcCACAAAAGTatcaaattgcaaaaaaaaaaaaaaaaaacaaatcaaatcaaatcaaatcaaatcaaatacttgaaaaatataaatttatattatatacaaacataacataatatttgtatataaaattACACATGTAATGCTTGTGCGGTGAGGCTACTATTAATTATAAATGAAGAGGGAAATCAAAAAAGACGTGGATATATACTAACAACTATTAAACATgaactctcaaaaaaaaaaaaagaactatTAAACATCATATGTATAcactatttaaatataaatgaaaatGTGACAGGAGATAGATCACAATGAAAAACTATTAAAAACACAGCCGACCTCATGTTTAATGATGCATTCTATAAATTTGACTTCCTcggtatatttttaatattttcactGGTGCTATGTCtgatgatttattattattatttaattaaaaatctaCCCCTTTACTAATtatttttcaaagaatttttttaacACTATTTTTCAAAGAATTTGGTTGAGCATTAactaattttacaaaaatatccTCAAATTCTCATTTTCTTTTAACATCCCTCAAACTTATCTCCAACAACAACTCATcaataattatttatcatactttcatatattTGTAaacattttaattatatatatacatgattctaaaattttgaatatttaattaatcatgttattttttagaataacataaaaaataattaatataaaaaatatacgTATTAAACACATATCACTTGCAAGGTGACGCTCGATATATATAAAACACTTATGCTTGTAAAATAATTTTCTGAAACGTTGGCTCAGCCACCCTCAATCAAATGCACCAATATATTAAGTACAAAACAGTCTCTAGATTGAATTGTTAAAACTTTTGTGTGTCATGAGCTGTTCTTATAGTTACgttgttattttgttattttgtattgCTTAATAGTTGCGAAGGCTCGCTGCATTTCATAATTACTTAGGTGATGCCCGAATCGATTGAATGAGAAATTCACTAGAGAGAGGCAGAATAACCGGAAGAAGGtgtaaatatttttgggctgaaaattttgttaaaaaaaaaaaaaaaaacataatcacttttttaaaacattttcaaATAGTACGTACTTTAAATTAATAGACAAATGCactatcaatcaaaacaaaggGACAGCGATCCCCGGAGGCTGGAAGCCGATATTCCCGACTGGCGAAGGCTTATTAATACACGGACATGGCAATGCTATGAACTTTGGAATATTATCTCCTGCCATTATTACGGGCATGCTCTGATCATTCACATCCtaattaaaaagaataaaataaatcaatataattttccatttcaaaaacaattttttatttttttaaaaaaaagaataggaatctatacaatttaattaAGAGAGATGGGTGAATATAGTAACTGAATTTGGTGAGATTTTTTTAATATACGTACAATAATGCTCtagttagtttttttttttttttttttttccaaactttgatttacttttttttgtgcaaatctttttattctataatttaattacaaaatttatgaaacaaaaataaattaaaaacaaaatcatGATTGTACAAGCTCGTAACACAAACTCCGAGACGCTAGTTATAATTAAGACCATTAATGAATCTATTCAAGTAATTTTAAATGGCATGTTAATTTCAAACCATATCAGCTCGAATACCAAAATTATTGCACaattatgattttaaaaaaaaaaaaacaaaagaccaaatatataatcttaaattttcaaatattgttACCATGGAGGGAGAAGGCGTAGGCTTGGAGGGGCCAGCATCATGAGGATCGACGGCGGCGCCGTGGGATATTGAAAAGGAGCGGCGGAGCTTATCCCAGTGGTAGCAGCAGGAGAATATTCCGCTTAGGCTGAATATCACGAGCAAAACAAGGGCTGTGCCCAGTGGAAACCCTATCGAAGgccccgaacccgaacccggaTTAAGCGGATAACTAGCTgccattcatatatatatatatcaatcaaaGCAGACGTTGTTTTTGCAtcgattatataattatatcacTTGATCTTCCCAATTCCCTCATTCGGGGAGTGAAGGAAATTAACTAAACCTCCAAATGTTATGGCAGAGGGGCTATGGGTTGCTGGGAATTTATTGGTTTATTAATATTCGGAtcgttttgttttcattttcttggaggattcttatttttttttaattattcaaGTGCACGCGTTGTGTGTTTGTATAGTCCCATTTTTTGTAACGAAAAATCAAAAAAAGTAGAAAGTAGGTAAACTGAAAAAATACAGAAACCTATATAGTAAATACAAGGGGAAATTAGAGgtataacaaaaaatatatattatatcaatgTACCAAATTAAACATCTCACCctcttacatatatatatattagtacaCGAAGCACATGCGTTGCATgtgcataaaatatatataatttgcaattaaatattatttttaacttaaatttaattataatttttgtttaaatgttaGGATGATGCGATAGTGGTTAAGATAATAGGGATAGTGGAACAAAATGTGAGAAGTTTTTGAATAAGAAATTTACTTTTTTGGACATCCATTATTAAACATATTAGAAGAATGATAAATGGTAAATTTGAAAATACATTAAAATGatcaaatatgatttttctatGGGGTTTatgtattataatatagtaaagataataaagatatatatatatatatgtttatatatataaaataaaaatatagatttaaaacaaaataaaaataaaaatatagtaaTGGTACAGTTGGTGTCCGGGTCATGGTACGGATGAAATGGGTCTGCCCCACTTATAAATTATATGCTTTCGTGATACACGTCAAAGCATCgtattaagtttaattattttctgTTCATCATCGTTTGATGGAGGATTGGCATTTGGTGGGTGTGAAAgctatgttttatttgtttatttcgACAGGAATTAAAAGCATAAAAGGGAAGATTCCTTGCTTGacaatgaaagaaaaattgttGCAAATTAAACAATTTGAGCAGGAGTAATTCatgaattttgaagaaaatttgGTTTGTACCAGTACTTATCAATTCATTCCCATAAAATTATCTATTTCTCCATACTCAGTTTCATCTCGCGTCGTATTGCATGAATATAATcgtttgagagaaaaatagatCTAAATGATGGTGTCAATTTTTTGGattgtttaatttttagaaaaaaacgTTCAAAACGATACACGGTAGTCGAGTACATGCATGAAAATTTGGAGTCAAGATTCCAAATTTGAACTCCACAAAATCTTTTATGTTTGAGTCAGAGTTGTGTGTGTGGTTTGTAAACTAATGCATATATTCAGAGTTTCTAGTcgttgaaaaaataataaaaataaagtaCTCCTCAGGCACTTGTTAAAACCAGGTAACTTTCTTGAAATGGCAATGACCAATCATTTTGAAATGCTCGTTTCAATGAATGGGAGGAATTttagaattatttttttaaaaaaaaaaaaagaggaaaaaaaaatagagtACGTACTATCTCCACCAGATCAGCCAAcctaagaaataaaatatatatttatatgtggcgcttgatgattttttttttttaaaaaaaatgttgaaaTTAGGCAGCCATCGATGAGGTTTCGAGATCGAGTATATACAAATATTGATTGCAATCCATCTACGCTTCCACTAAATCATTgaacaattaattattttattttgaagagaTATTGAAATGGTGGCAcgtgaaatatatatatttttttttacgtgggaacccgcagccgctactTTTTGGTGTGCTTTGGGTAAACccccggactaacgcaataaaCCGCAAACTAGGCTAGTCAGGTAAATCATACTAGGCAAGCCCTGTGTGACAGACTAGTCCAAGAAGATGTTGGCAGGAGGAAACGAACTCCTGACTTATGAccaagagttcacctactccaTCAACTTGGACGCCCCTTAATTAAGGGCAACACGTGAAATTTTAGCTTACAAGTTAGATCAATCTCTTTCGAATTAAATTTCATTAGAAATCAATGGGGGTCACAACAAATTATGTATTTGGAATCTGTATTTAATGGAAGAACAAATCCAGGTTCGATTTGTGACCCTTCAGGTTTCAAAAGGACAAGATTGAAATATCCTTTCCCAAATGTccgatataatatatataataattgggTCAATTTTTTTAAGTTCGTAGTGTATGtataacataataaaaatcatcatCTTGCTTTCACACGCACacacatatatcaaaataataCGATCTCATGTGTCATGAGTAAGTTTTGTGACGGGTCTTTTGTTCGATCTAATTCacgaaaaaatattactttttatatcATAAATATTATGTTTCACCATAGATATATATGTTGTCGGGTAGATCTGTCTCATGCACAAATATAGTTATATGTGACTTGTGAAACCATTTCATAAAAGATATATGTATGTAAATATATTATCATGCAataatttatatcaatttttagACCAGAAAACAAGTTACCAAAAAAATgctaaaaaattaaaaggaGCATTGATTACTATTAGTATCACCTCTATCTTTTTTTATGTGGGGTTTTGGTCGTTGCATCATATTAAAAatctcttttaatttaaatcatattttaatataatctttactattttataatagttgatTAACTTATAAAAATTGATGGTGTGAAgacattatcttttattttttttacccttttttttcataattaattttctattttctttaatattttatccatcTCTTCTACTCCACGTCTCAAAAAACTGCTCCATGTTTTCTTTCCTTCTGCTCAACTCATTATTTTTCTTCCCAAAATTTCCACCATGCTCAGATactgaacaagtaagtttgTGAATATCTTTCTCTCAATCTATACATTTGTGGTCATTTTGGATTTACGATTGTATTACACACGCAACGTGTGTGTTTCGATGacttatattatatatctttatatatatatataatacatttttCTCTCGAAaaggcatatatatatatatatatatatatatatatatatatatatatatatacatgaagaTAAAGATCGATAATTAATGCCGATCACTTTCGTACCTCCAATAATTTATTGCTTTTTGTGAAATTGTGATGTcatttcccaaaaaaaaaaaaaaacgtataATATGAtcccatattttatttatttcaaaaagtGGCTTCAAAATTGTGTTCGCCTTTaaacaaaacataatatttgtgtgtgtatataatTCATCTTTTTTGAGTGGAGCTATTGCATTATTGCATGTGTCGTCTCTTTCTTATTCAAGCAAGATGGCTTCTATCCTTTCATTAATTTCATTTGTTTGAATTCGCAGTATCTAAAATTGCATATATGaagaatgaaagagtgggtgccctgctagctaacttgtggctaagggcctttTCGACTttatttgtaaacaatctttgtttaatataatttacactctttattgaaatttactttatcttttatcatattgttatgttgtgacaaacaatacgatgtttagataaagaccttgaatatactaaagtgcatgcaagatgtgatagtgaatatggatgactatcatgaaacacattttgtaatcactgtatattctaaaccagttcctagtcaattgagccgttcgaaataaggataaggatcgctcaagattgaaactagcatttgcgatgccaagtaccatgtttcattggtatggaacatagagatgttcgaagcatgcaaatggatattcattggatgaaTGATCTAAccaccctattcggactttccaagtggttttcactaattgagtggaaaagtccgtggttttggttgtacatcattagtccttattacttgaaacatcatggagactctatatgctagtactatactttgactcgtttaccgactctatgagggttatcaggtgtcgggattgggtacagttacgacacatattgGAGTCaatgatttgttgtcaaggattcaccacacgcttgcgagtgtggatatcctatgcgatctgaggagatattagtgtgacaaatctctggccagagtacatgatgtgctttaggttacttggtttcctagttgcacatgcgatgtcactatttgatcttcaagatgcattgcatagttatcgaatctcgaacgactctcgatataccaatggttgttgattcgatcgggatatatggatgaagggaccgtactgtacgctaaccaaaacccactggttcttgcaggcactatcagtgatacctagggaattatggggcgatgttgctaggcgctcttaccatgattcgatgggcaagtcggaaattgttgttccgagttacaaaggagttgtgggcccacggctagctgtattcctgaaccattgagggttacacaagtaatagatttctaatcctcgttgagatatttaaatttaatgagttaaatttagaaaatgagaagtaggacttctaattaatgagtagagggagtgagatatcctaaaatgacatatgaatgccatttttggaaaccactgaattcggattcaaaaaatttatcttgactttaaaatatgcagaaaaggtttctgtacacatttgttaaattggtttatcaatttgagtcacgatgaattttatattaatttttgaacatgcgggctttgctcgtcaggcttgaacttatgactaatgagccctaagcAGTTaccagcccatattataaataagttattgcagtacagaaattaaacacaacagctcataattttcgaaacctagagagctctctccctagggttttcggccgacccctcccctcctctgtgttcgaaaatccagtctgcaatatttgaaaattgcagtctggtttaacagatcagatctgttaaattctcttcgtagaaacttctgatagactttctagtgcagtctattaGAGGGATTTAGaattttgttcgtggacctgattcaggagttgatcgatcgagtcatcagttcctgggatatacaagaagagcagatttatctgttggagtccataacctcaagttgagacttgagaggtaaaatttaatcttttattattttacttatttgttttaatcgtaaggatttgatacccacgatctgaaatcgttccagatcagaaaaataaaaattttaaaccttCCGTTGCCTTGGGTATCATATCTACGTATCTGAGAACGTGTTCCATCAGTGGTAtgagagccaggttgctctcagatctaacgattaaaatttatcgattgtacaaagcctcgatttttcagaaaacaaaaacgaaaaaaaaaatattttttttttgtggttgCCCTGCGCGCTGCGGCCCAGCAGCCcagcgcgcagctgggccgcgctCGGCAGCCCAGCAAGTGGGCTGGGCCCCCCGGGCAgcccaaaaaaattatatttttatttttatgaaattatgaattttggCCCGTTAATGGTtattgggcccagtttttggcccgatcgaaaattgtttcaatgggtccacgaggcaatgagtCAAATTTGTTTGAACCcggatttttaagaaaattaatttttagataaatttgaatttttagaaaatttatatatttagtccaataaattaaatttcatgaaaattaattattttggtacaattgataataaaatatgattttatatataaaattagattttatgtataaaatatgattttattgataaactagataaaatatgattttatatataaaatgggattttatgtataaaatatgattttatctatttatatttattgtcattttgaattgcatgttatccaatcatttaattgaattaaataattagaTAAACGGATGATCGATTGGCATGACCAATTTCTTAGGTGTATGTTAgcttatttacatttggttttattattgttgttgagtTTTATTAATGTGCTTgtattatggcccaatttgatttgtcatttgtaataaaagtgggcctgttttatggcccgttcccacccttaaatatgtatcccctacttgtcattgaaatttattgtaaatttattagatttagtgggagataaagatttgaagacaatggtagGCCCAGCAGacataaagaccgaagaaatgtaaattggaagctcaatgtaataggattgcattgcatacttgcatatcacctaggattggacttagactcatgattggcaaccacgggtcgattagatctaggcatcgatcatcctttatttaatatttgatattattgttgtatgcatgtttagactaaattgcatgaatcctgcaagcatacaaatttattaaatgatgagacaaattttcaaaattaaaatccctcatttaaatatgatttaaaattaatatcaagtttaataaaaaaaaattaaatatagtttatattttcctaccttccatcaactatCAATGCATGATAGATGCTACCCGCGACCGTGGTccgtctcatattattgggaaggCCCGTTCGCCGGAAAGCTGTGCATTGAGTAGACaattgttgtaagttgggtgaaactcccatgggatcacctcatattattggggatccacatgacgaccgtccatcacaacttaatattgatgggtcaactTGACatatcactttaaacggcgtcatattattgggccctttattgaatatgaggtaaaaaacatggaggttgctctaGCAGCAATTGAACTCtacctttttaaaattataattggtTGATTTTATTCGGAACTATAATTTGTAAATTAGGCTCCATGTTCCTACTAAAGAAAATGGTttttcgttttcactagagggtggtgaaatcgttaaaatagtgggagattaattcataaaattaaactcgtcttattttatgtcttagtaaattaattaaacaatcactgattattgtctgttatcttttcagtatatcgttataatgaattcgcgtaatccactgttttctattctcgaacaacacaaactgactggcgcaaactatatggaatggttccgtaaggtGAAGATTGTATTGTCAtcggagaagattttctacgtgttataaaaggctcctccgaaggaagcaccggctgatgtgagtccggaaaagttggccaaacttgataaatggtgggaccatgatatcaaggccaaatgatATATGCAaacttcaatgtctgatgaactccagaggcaatttgaggatgccgtgaatgctgctgacatacacatgcacctcaatgatctttttggggctcaatcaagAGCTGAGAGGTACTCCACtgtcaaggagctaatgacgtgccACATGCAaaaagggacttcggtccgtgagcatggggtacgcatgatttggctcattgaaaagttggtgaCCCTCGAGTTGACGTTGGAGCACGAACTGTGTGTGGACTTACtgcttctttctcttccttcatcgtttgacggttttgtggtgaactttaatatgaacaagatagaggccatcattgaagagatggtcaatatgcttgtcacttatgaggccacattcaagaaggataaaccggttctcttggtgggctcctcttcttctgctaagaaggggccaagtgcaaagggtaagaaacgttctgctccacccaagaaaactgggcccaagaagaagcacaagaccaaAGCTTCTAACATGGATAAGTCTGAagatgtttgtcatcactgcaagaaacccggtcactgaaaacgtaactgcaaggaatatctcgagcagttgcgaactgcgaagggtatgttttatattgaaataaatgttttacttaatactacttcttgggtattggataccggatgtggatctcacattttcaatgatttgcagatgatgtcaagaagtcgtaagctgaggatggatgagacccagttgaggctcggaaatggttccagagttgaagccaaataCGTGGgagatttttgtttaattttgcagaacaattttaagttatttcagagagatgttttatttgtgccagatttggttaaaaacattatttctatttttatgcttgatagagatggtttttcttgcaattttgtgaatgagatttgcaatatttacaagaatgaatgtttgattggatgtaGACAAcctgaaaatgatctatataacttgaaaatgttccagttaattatgttgataaaccgataacaacaataaaaagaaagaacgatagtcaaaacccggcaaatctttggcacactagactaggtcatatttcctcacggaggatgaacaagttagtgggagagagcatgtttgatatgtcagaCATAaaatctctacctacttgtgagtcctgcctgaaagaaaaaatgactaggACACCTTTTAAaggaaagcctgagcgtagtcaaaatctgttagatttgatccatacagatgtttgtggcccatttagtattggtactaaatctggtcacacctacttcattacctttactgatgtttattcaaggtatgggtatttatatttaatgaaatataaatctgaatcatttgaaatgttcaaagaattcaaaacTGAAGTAGAGAATCAGCTAggaaaaagtattaaagcacttcgatctgatcgaggcggtgaatacttgagtaccgagtttttagactatctaaaagaaaatggaattctttctcagtggaatcctcctgccacacctcagcttaatggtgtagcagagcgtcgtaatcgaactctgttggacatggttcgatctatgataagcttcactgagctccaaccttcgttttggggctatgcacttgaaacggcggtattgttgttgaacaatgtccaaacTAAAGcggtgaataaaactccatacgaattATGGACTggaaaaactcctaagtattcgtacttgaggatttggggatgtcctgctt
It encodes:
- the LOC140893033 gene encoding uncharacterized protein At5g65660-like; the encoded protein is MAASYPLNPGSGSGPSIGFPLGTALVLLVIFSLSGIFSCCYHWDKLRRSFSISHGAAVDPHDAGPSKPTPSPSMDVNDQSMPVIMAGDNIPKFIALPCPCINKPSPVGNIGFQPPGIAVPLF